From bacterium:
GCCTGGGTTCCTGATATTCCTCTTCGTCCTCCAACAGGGTGGTGGACTGGCTGAGGATGCTGCGGAGCATGTTGGTCAGTACCTTCCAGACTTTTTCGATGGGGATGGTGTCGACGCTGCCATTGCGGCCGAGAATGAAACGGTGCGCGTCTCCGAGCGGGGCCCATTGCAGGGGATCCGTGGGACCGAAGAGGCTGAGGGTCGGTGTGCCGACACCGGCGCTTACATGCATCATGCCCGTATCATTCGTGACATACACGTCACAGTTGCTGATCACCGCGGCGACGTCGCGAATCGGTTCATTCTGCATGATCAGGCAGGCATTCGGCATGTTGAGTGTCATCTCGTGCAAGGGAGCGTCGTCATCGGGACCGGCGGTGATGACGATGAACGCACCGTAGATTTCAGCGCAGCGGTTCGCGATCTCAGCAAAGCGCAGGGCGTCCCAGCGATTCGGGATTTTTGCCGCACCGGGATGAAAACCAATGACGATGTCGCGTCCACCGCTTTTCTGCATGATGGTCTCTTTCCCCTGCGCGATTTCCTCCTCGCTGAGGCCTATTTCGAGTTCGGGAGACACGGGGTCGAGGACGAGGATGCTTGCGATATCGAGATTGCGCTGTGTCTGATGCCGCGTGGGATCGCGGCGCCAGTCGAGATCGACCTTCACATTGTAATAGTACGCGGTAAGATTGCTTTTCCCGTTGAGCGATCCGGGGCCGATACGGCGGTCAGCACGCGAGAAGAATGTCAGGACGTCGCTGGTGACGGACATGGACACCGTTGCAGGGGTAATGGCCAAATCGAATTTCCTTCGGCGCAGAGCGCGCCCGAAGCGCCAGACCTGAAACGGGGAGCGGATGAATTTATTCTTGTCGTAGACGATGATTTCATCGAGAAACGGGGCGCCGCGAAGTATTTCACTGTTCAGCGGCCTGGCAAGGAGGGCGATATGCGCATTGGGATAGGTGGTACGCAGTGCGCGGAAGAGAGGAACAGCACAGAGCATATCTCCGAGCTGATTATGCTGACGGACGACGAGGATATTCTTGACGGAGTTCCTCGGCACCGTGGTGACCTTTCGGACGTGCACGAACAGGCGCACGAATCCGAAAAGCAGGCGTTTGAAGGATTTCTCAAGAAATTTCATGACAACGCGGGCCGCTATTCGTCATTGTTCCTGTCGTCGAGCTCTTCAAAATCCGCATCCACCGCCTGACCGTCGAAACGGCGTTTGCGCGCCGTACGCTGAAACGGGCCACGGCTGGCGGAAGAACGCTGACTTCCCCCGAAGAGCCGGCGAAAGAGTGAATACACCAGCCAGCTGATGATGGCAATGAAAATGAAACGGAACAGCATCAGGAATCCCGGGGTAAGCGTGACATGGGAGTATAATATTCGACAGCAACGTGATCCGGCTTCGTGATTTCCCGGATCAGTTCGTCGAGATGGTCTTCATGCTTCACAAAATCGATTTCCGTGGCGTTGACGATGAGCAGCGGACTCGATTTGTAGCGAAAGAAAAAATAATTGTAGGCGTCGTTCAGATCTGAAATGTATTTCCGTGACATGGCGCGCTCGAAGTCGCGCCCCCGAAGCCTGATATTCTGCATCAGGCGATCGACGCTTGACTGCAGGTAGACCACGAGGTCGGGCTTGGCCAGCGATTTTTCCATGTTCGCCGCAAGCATGTCATAGAGATGCAATTCGTCATCCTGCAGATTGAGATGGGCAAACACTTTGTCCTTCTCAAAAATATAATCGGTAATCAGATATTCGCTGAACAATTCCTGCTGCGCCAGTGTCTGCAGCTGCTTGAAGCGGGTGAGAAGGAAGAATAGCTGGGTCTGAAAAGCGTAGCGTTCAGGATTCTGGTAGAAGCGTTCGAGGAAAGGATTCTCCTCGAATTTTTCGAGGACGAGCTGTCCCCCCATCCTTTCATGCAGCAGGCGTGCGAGGCTGGTTTTTCCCGCCCCGATCACTCCTTCGATAGCGATATATCGGACGTCTCGTTGCATGCTGTTTCCGTTTAGGTCAACCCGTTGTGGTCAGGATGTCGCCGGTGTTTCTGATCTCTCCGCCGTCTTTACACAGCCGGGCGAGCTCATCAATACTCCGATGCTCGACGGGATGCCGGAGCGTGCCGGCGATTTCCCGAAGAGGTTCGAGAACGAAATTCCGCTGCGCGAGAAACGGGTGGGGAATGGAGAGGTCCCCTTCGTCGAGAACGCTGTCCGCGTAAAGCAGAATATCAATGTCAATGATACGCGGCCCGTTCTTGCGCGTCGAAACGCGTCCCATACGAAGCTCGATATCCTTTACTGCTCTGAGCAGCTCGGCCGGTGCAAGCGTGGTGCGAATTTCCGCCGCTGCGTTGTAGAAGGGGTCCTGGTCGGGTTCGCCCCAGGGCTCCGTTTCATAAATGCTGGACGCCTGTTCGATCTCGGTACCTTCGAGCTGTGCGATCAGCGTCAGCGCCAGTCGCAGGTAGCCCTTGCGATCGCCGATATTCGATCCGAGACCGAGAAAGACCCTTGTGGGGTCAGCGATGCTCATTGACTTCAATTTCCACGCAATCAATGACGCCTTTGATGGGAACGCCGGGTTTGCGTACGCGCACCACGACGCCGCGAACTTCCACGAATTCCGCAAGGATGGCATCCGCGATGCGTTTCCCGACGGTCTCTATCAATTTATGCGTCTGTTTCGTGACAATGTCTTCGATCAGATTGTATACAGCCTCGTAATTCACCGTGCGTTCGAGGCTGTCACTTTCCGCCGCGGAAGTAATGTCTGTTTCCATGTCCACATCGATGTGGAAGCGTCCCCCGAGGTGGCGCTCCTCATGGTGATTGCCATGGTAGCCGTAAAACACTGCGTTGTGAAGCCGTATGAAGTGCTTCTTTTCCATTATCTCAAACTACTGTATTGACGTATCACAGGCAAACAATCAGGGGGCAGGGACATGGATTTGCTCCAACGCCCGGTGCAGCCGCCGCAGGCAGGTTTCACGTCCCAGCACTTCCATCATATCGAACAGACTCGGTGATGCCGTGCTGCCGGTCAGGGCGAGGCGGATGGGGTGAATGAGCTTTCCTGCCCCCATCTCGAGTTCCTCGGCATGGGCCCGGATGAGTTCTTCAAGTGCCGCGGCAGTGAATGCGCATTCTTCGAGTTTCGGAAGCAGGGAAGTGAGGGTGGCCGGAGTGTCGGCTTTCCACCGTTTGCTCACACCGGCTTCGTCGTATTCTTCCGGATCGCGGTAAAAATACATGCCGTTCGTGAAGAAGTCCGGCAGCAATGCCATGCGCTCTTTCATCAGCGGGACAATGGGAGTGAAATCCTCACGCGCGACGTCGTCGAGCGAATCAGGGCGGTGACGCAGAATGCGATCGAGCAGTTCCCTGTCGTTGAGCAGGCGAATGTGCTGTCCGTTCATCCACATCAGTTTCTCTTCGTCAAAGACGGAGCTTTTCTTGAGCACGCGGCGGATATCGAAGGCTTCCACCAGTTCTTCGCGTGAGAGCACTTCGCGATCGTCACCGGGCGACCAACCGAGAAGGGCCAGGAAATTGAACATGGCTTCGGGAAGGTAGCCGCGCTGCTGAAATTCCCCGACGGAGGTGGCGCCATGCCGTTTCGACAGCCGCTTTTTATCCCCGCCAAGTATCAGGGGGAGATGGCCGAACTGCGGGGTCTCATAATCCAGTGCGTGATACAGCATCACCTGCTTCGGCGTGTTGGAAAGATGGTCGTCGCCGCGCAGCACATGCGTGATCCCCATGTCATGGTCGTCGACCACGACCGCGACCATATATGTCGGCGAACCGTCCGAACGAAGCAGCACGAAATCGTCGATTTCCTCGTTGCTGAAAGAGGTTTCGTCATGGACGATGTCATTGAACACCGTGCGGCCGTCAGGGACGTGGAAACGCAGTACTTTCGGGGTCCCGGAGGCTTCCTTTTCCGCACGCTCTTCCGGCGTAAGATGTCGGCAATGTCCGTCATACAGGAACGCGCCGCCCGCGGCTTCCGCAGCCGCACGCTTCGCGTCAAGATCTTCGCTGCTGCAATAGCACCAGTACGCCCGGTTTTCCGCGAGCAGTCGGAGGCATTCTTCCCGATGGCGTTCGGCACGGGTGGACTGCAGCACGGGTTCCTCATCCCATTCAACGCCCAGCCAGTGCAATCCCCCGAGAATTTCCCGCGTCATTTCCTCGCTGCTCCGCTGCCGGTCTGTGTCCTCGATGCGCAGGAGAAAACGTCCCCCGGCACTGCGGGCGAACAGCCAGTTGAAAATTGCGGTGCGCGCGCCGCCCACATGCAGATAGCCAGTGGGACTCGGTGCGAAACGGACGGTCATACGTGGTGTCATGAATATTGTGTCTTTGATGATGTGATTGTCAGTGCTGGCGCCATTCGAGCTTCCAGGACGCCTCTACGAGGCTGTGCCATACGAATTATGCAGTTTCTGCATAAACCGGCGCCGTGAATTATGCAGTTTCTGCATATTGTGCCGCCCAAAAATATGCAGTTTGTGCATATTCCGTCCTTACGGAGCGTTCAATGTGACCGCGGCAGTTCTGAAGGGGAGCGCCCCGCCGTCCCGCGCCAGGCCGCACGCAGGATGAGGGAGAACACCAGAAGGGCCAGCGCACTCCAGAGCACACCCCAGACAATGGCGGGAATTCCTGTCATGCCAGCGAGTATGCTGGCGTCGGTCACCCGATCCTGCAGCGTGAGCAAGTCCTCCTTGACATCGACGAGCGCGTAGAGGCAGCTCATGGCGCCGAGGTATTGTACGGTCAGCTGAAGCCAGCGTTCAGGCAGCCAGCGTGCCGCGGCGAGCAATGCGCTCCCTGCCAGCAGGGTAAAAATAAGACCGAAGGCATTACGGACAAAGAAGGCGGCTATGAGCAGCAGGGCGGCGCCTGTGACGATGCTGACAGCGACGGCGCTGCCCCGACGCAGGCTGAGGAGGAAAATGCTGCCGCCGAGCAGCATGCTGCCGAGATATCCACTCGATACCACGAGCCAGGGCCATCCACCCTGGGTGACCGCCATGCCGCCGATGCGCGCGTCAATCACGATAT
This genomic window contains:
- a CDS encoding deoxynucleoside kinase; amino-acid sequence: MQRDVRYIAIEGVIGAGKTSLARLLHERMGGQLVLEKFEENPFLERFYQNPERYAFQTQLFFLLTRFKQLQTLAQQELFSEYLITDYIFEKDKVFAHLNLQDDELHLYDMLAANMEKSLAKPDLVVYLQSSVDRLMQNIRLRGRDFERAMSRKYISDLNDAYNYFFFRYKSSPLLIVNATEIDFVKHEDHLDELIREITKPDHVAVEYYTPMSRLPRDS
- the gltX gene encoding glutamate--tRNA ligase, giving the protein MTVRFAPSPTGYLHVGGARTAIFNWLFARSAGGRFLLRIEDTDRQRSSEEMTREILGGLHWLGVEWDEEPVLQSTRAERHREECLRLLAENRAYWCYCSSEDLDAKRAAAEAAGGAFLYDGHCRHLTPEERAEKEASGTPKVLRFHVPDGRTVFNDIVHDETSFSNEEIDDFVLLRSDGSPTYMVAVVVDDHDMGITHVLRGDDHLSNTPKQVMLYHALDYETPQFGHLPLILGGDKKRLSKRHGATSVGEFQQRGYLPEAMFNFLALLGWSPGDDREVLSREELVEAFDIRRVLKKSSVFDEEKLMWMNGQHIRLLNDRELLDRILRHRPDSLDDVAREDFTPIVPLMKERMALLPDFFTNGMYFYRDPEEYDEAGVSKRWKADTPATLTSLLPKLEECAFTAAALEELIRAHAEELEMGAGKLIHPIRLALTGSTASPSLFDMMEVLGRETCLRRLHRALEQIHVPAP
- a CDS encoding M50 family metallopeptidase, whose product is MNPRKQLIGILALLVLSIVFWDSIILIPVKLFVVVLHECSHALAAILTGGSVDHIVIDARIGGMAVTQGGWPWLVVSSGYLGSMLLGGSIFLLSLRRGSAVAVSIVTGAALLLIAAFFVRNAFGLIFTLLAGSALLAAARWLPERWLQLTVQYLGAMSCLYALVDVKEDLLTLQDRVTDASILAGMTGIPAIVWGVLWSALALLVFSLILRAAWRGTAGRSPSELPRSH
- the folK gene encoding 2-amino-4-hydroxy-6-hydroxymethyldihydropteridine diphosphokinase, coding for MSIADPTRVFLGLGSNIGDRKGYLRLALTLIAQLEGTEIEQASSIYETEPWGEPDQDPFYNAAAEIRTTLAPAELLRAVKDIELRMGRVSTRKNGPRIIDIDILLYADSVLDEGDLSIPHPFLAQRNFVLEPLREIAGTLRHPVEHRSIDELARLCKDGGEIRNTGDILTTTG
- a CDS encoding glycosyltransferase family 9 protein, with amino-acid sequence MKFLEKSFKRLLFGFVRLFVHVRKVTTVPRNSVKNILVVRQHNQLGDMLCAVPLFRALRTTYPNAHIALLARPLNSEILRGAPFLDEIIVYDKNKFIRSPFQVWRFGRALRRRKFDLAITPATVSMSVTSDVLTFFSRADRRIGPGSLNGKSNLTAYYYNVKVDLDWRRDPTRHQTQRNLDIASILVLDPVSPELEIGLSEEEIAQGKETIMQKSGGRDIVIGFHPGAAKIPNRWDALRFAEIANRCAEIYGAFIVITAGPDDDAPLHEMTLNMPNACLIMQNEPIRDVAAVISNCDVYVTNDTGMMHVSAGVGTPTLSLFGPTDPLQWAPLGDAHRFILGRNGSVDTIPIEKVWKVLTNMLRSILSQSTTLLEDEEEYQEPRH
- the folB gene encoding dihydroneopterin aldolase; translated protein: MEKKHFIRLHNAVFYGYHGNHHEERHLGGRFHIDVDMETDITSAAESDSLERTVNYEAVYNLIEDIVTKQTHKLIETVGKRIADAILAEFVEVRGVVVRVRKPGVPIKGVIDCVEIEVNEHR